One Granulicella sp. 5B5 DNA window includes the following coding sequences:
- a CDS encoding sigma-54 dependent transcriptional regulator, with amino-acid sequence MMETVQHGDRLVLVVDDEPAMRTALEASFLRHGWRVATANGLMQAKAALSHAAFDLVVSDVRMRDGDGLDVLSAVRSSSPASAVILLTAYANVPEAVESMRGGAVDYLTKPIPFDALLETAERMLRRTVHANDFGRTEKSTPKTMTASRSIVGTSPLLLRALERASAAAGTDVDVLVEAESGTGKELLARFIHDSSPRRGKPFVAINCAAVPEHLIESELFGHSKGAFTGASALKIGKFELADGGTLLLDEIGEMPLHLQPKLLRVLQEREFERLGETRSVRVNIRVIATTNARLSKLVDEGKFRGDLYYRLNVIPLSVPPLRERTEDIELLAHHFAERFALERSCEMPELRKSFLERLRTHPWPGNIRELSNFMQRVLCLYAGQKIDAACFDCEFGPVKTAVREVQPVAMSLHAGTRLSVIERQHLEKTLALANGNRTHAAEMLGISLRTVRNKIKEYGLPPRSLA; translated from the coding sequence ATGATGGAAACGGTTCAGCACGGAGATCGACTGGTCCTAGTTGTCGATGATGAGCCTGCAATGCGCACAGCGCTCGAGGCAAGTTTTCTGCGGCATGGCTGGCGTGTGGCTACGGCCAATGGTCTGATGCAGGCGAAGGCCGCGCTTAGTCATGCGGCATTCGATCTTGTGGTGAGCGATGTGCGCATGCGAGATGGAGATGGGCTCGACGTCCTGTCCGCGGTCCGTAGCAGTTCGCCGGCCTCGGCGGTGATTTTGCTGACGGCCTACGCCAATGTTCCTGAGGCTGTGGAGTCGATGCGTGGCGGGGCGGTGGACTACCTCACCAAGCCGATACCGTTCGATGCTCTGCTGGAGACGGCGGAGCGGATGCTGCGGAGGACGGTTCACGCAAACGATTTTGGAAGGACAGAGAAGAGCACGCCGAAGACAATGACGGCGAGCAGAAGCATCGTTGGAACGTCGCCGCTACTTCTGCGTGCGCTGGAACGGGCGAGCGCTGCTGCCGGTACGGACGTAGATGTTCTGGTTGAGGCAGAGAGTGGCACGGGGAAGGAGTTGCTTGCACGGTTCATCCACGATAGTAGTCCACGTAGAGGCAAGCCATTTGTTGCGATCAACTGCGCGGCCGTGCCGGAACACCTGATCGAGAGCGAACTCTTCGGCCATTCGAAGGGCGCGTTTACCGGGGCGAGTGCGCTGAAGATCGGGAAGTTCGAACTGGCCGACGGCGGAACCCTTTTGTTGGATGAGATTGGTGAGATGCCGCTTCATCTGCAACCAAAGCTGTTGCGTGTGTTGCAGGAACGCGAGTTCGAACGGCTTGGCGAGACGCGGTCGGTGCGAGTGAACATCCGAGTGATCGCAACGACTAATGCAAGACTGTCGAAGCTGGTCGATGAAGGGAAGTTTCGCGGCGATCTCTACTACCGCCTGAATGTGATACCGCTCTCGGTGCCGCCGTTGCGCGAGCGGACGGAGGATATCGAGTTGCTGGCGCATCACTTTGCCGAACGGTTTGCTCTCGAACGCAGTTGCGAGATGCCTGAGCTGAGGAAAAGTTTTCTGGAGCGGCTGCGAACGCATCCGTGGCCTGGGAACATCCGTGAACTCTCTAATTTTATGCAACGGGTCCTGTGTCTGTATGCCGGACAGAAGATTGATGCGGCCTGTTTCGACTGTGAGTTCGGGCCGGTGAAGACAGCCGTTCGAGAGGTGCAACCCGTTGCAATGAGCCTGCACGCAGGGACCCGACTTTCTGTAATTGAACGGCAGCACCTGGAAAAAACGTTGGCGCTGGCTAACGGGAACAGGACGCATGCAGCAGAGATGCTGGGCATCAGCCTGCGCACTGTTCGCAACAAGATTAAAGAATATGGACTACCGCCGAGGAGCCTCGCATGA
- a CDS encoding PAS domain-containing sensor histidine kinase, translated as MLPTSHYSPIDTEALPTTRSEIADPAHEAHAEMVPLAEAFAHFIQSSSRLEEVYRKLQMQINILTEELDERNDELKKSLAQNEAMRSTLQQIVNTMPCGVLVVRVDGTIALINPECCSLLGIAVPNAGMELAAVTESLGEKCVHLLRSVQGLDGEHEFHIAVEGSVRWISVHSRSVDCGDEMSVAYDRILVLRDVTERRRAEEDRDRGRNAMALSEVALMLAHEIRNPLASLELFSELIEQDGERRPRWISELRAGIRLLSSTVNNVLSLQGQNNPDFMPVEIESVVAGAIALLRPVAQQASVKLLWQATGAEVFVMGNGAGLQQVMVNLVMNGIRHTPAGGSVAISVSRAGTEGGRELMDEPVVIECVDSGLGIAEFDSERLFEAGYSGLGKSPGLGLAVCKRILQQHGGRVSVTNVPAGGARFVVEIPVVQGECAA; from the coding sequence ATGTTGCCCACTTCTCATTATTCGCCAATCGACACTGAAGCGCTGCCGACCACGCGGAGCGAGATAGCCGATCCTGCACATGAGGCGCATGCGGAGATGGTGCCTCTTGCCGAGGCGTTCGCGCACTTTATTCAGAGCTCGTCCCGCCTGGAAGAGGTGTATCGGAAGCTGCAGATGCAGATCAACATCCTGACAGAGGAGTTGGATGAACGCAACGATGAGCTGAAGAAAAGCCTTGCGCAGAATGAGGCGATGCGCTCGACGCTACAGCAGATTGTGAATACGATGCCCTGCGGCGTGCTTGTCGTTCGAGTGGACGGCACCATCGCCTTGATTAACCCGGAGTGCTGCAGCTTGCTGGGTATCGCTGTGCCGAATGCGGGGATGGAGTTGGCCGCGGTGACGGAGAGCCTGGGCGAGAAGTGTGTTCATCTGCTCCGGAGCGTTCAGGGCTTGGATGGAGAACACGAGTTCCACATCGCTGTCGAAGGGAGCGTCCGTTGGATCAGTGTGCATAGCCGCAGCGTCGACTGTGGAGATGAGATGTCCGTTGCCTATGACAGGATACTGGTGTTACGCGATGTGACGGAACGGCGCCGCGCAGAAGAGGACCGTGATCGCGGCCGGAATGCGATGGCTCTGTCGGAGGTCGCGCTCATGCTGGCGCACGAGATCAGGAACCCGCTTGCCAGCCTGGAGCTGTTCTCCGAGCTGATTGAGCAGGATGGAGAGCGACGACCGAGGTGGATCTCAGAGCTGCGTGCAGGGATACGTCTGTTGTCGAGCACCGTGAACAATGTGTTGAGCTTGCAGGGGCAAAACAATCCTGACTTTATGCCTGTAGAGATTGAGAGCGTCGTCGCCGGGGCTATTGCTCTGCTGCGGCCGGTGGCGCAACAGGCGAGTGTGAAGCTGCTTTGGCAGGCGACCGGTGCCGAAGTGTTCGTGATGGGGAATGGCGCCGGCCTTCAACAGGTGATGGTCAACCTGGTGATGAATGGCATTCGACATACGCCTGCAGGTGGAAGTGTCGCGATCTCTGTGAGCCGTGCGGGCACGGAAGGCGGGCGAGAGCTGATGGATGAGCCCGTGGTTATTGAGTGTGTCGACAGCGGTTTGGGAATTGCGGAGTTCGATAGCGAGCGGCTGTTTGAGGCGGGCTATAGCGGGTTGGGCAAGAGCCCGGGGCTTGGCCTCGCAGTGTGCAAGAGGATTCTGCAGCAACATGGCGGGCGCGTGTCGGTGACGAACGTGCCTGCGGGCGGTGCGAGGTTTGTCGTTGAGATTCCTGTAGTCCAAGGAGAGTGTGCGGCATGA